One window from the genome of Dermacentor silvarum isolate Dsil-2018 chromosome 5, BIME_Dsil_1.4, whole genome shotgun sequence encodes:
- the LOC125945436 gene encoding endothelin-converting enzyme 2-like has product MDESRKRGSTDLEQTSYAGNPSTVSLKGSIDPSMDLSRKRSSATKEASACQPAQVPGEPEKPITLSQQPGPQEQSECVMGGESYVADKSLMDALTQQKGSTECVKDTVDDEQDPREPLPDRAIIDRRVSMGEVVHTIAPAPCPGDTASGISDGGLQYHDIMAAMDEARFGIESGSLEPHVDPREPMRRRASLDRLVSLGRIVATKPATRFPMRSASASSESDLGRKKKDHLLENRPAPRVMVLTGLIGLFLALTFLSLLIVRRVYLPAQSSNRSVCDTEDCIAHARSILANLNESANPCVDFHAHVCGGSIDDAGRRDYAHSGRGSPLARAYSEVMHTLGNAETFRAANHSSVAATKAFAAVTNCVESSRHSAADSFAAFMRDRGITWPLPASTSGKNATAANVLDILLDLAVNWRVCLWFSVVASHTATLDGVPAVVFGEPGDIPALRMEQLAVYDDEVYADVVRSLSRYLTDGKVAPDDVAVKELRVDDAAFQGVLLSREDDNDDDDFDIVIPLSNITEVFGDVLSKADWSGLLNKHLNNVIGDVSNSTRLYILNKKRFGRLGRLVGSLPAPRLLNVVGWTFAYAYVWTVNADFDNPSSPGTAGCLAADTLCFVSVQESFGIAQAQPVFMDAFDVTERQKVTAVLRETSAALTQAVLASSVISNATKLEAVEKAGSLTRRHQLWPPEPYPQGGSAFDTLYVNFSGTKKTVFDGWIESRKSLRAALPSPYYESLLTSRYRWHSGSALYLYALNELRLSLSALFPPTYVRHGSSTMTFAGLGFKLARQMVRSVDLHGRSLDSVGRNTSWWQRQDKQGQSSCRLVILSFIRGTTA; this is encoded by the exons ATGGATGAAAGCAGGAAGAGAGGCAGCACAGATCTCGAGCAGACCAGTTACGCTGGCAACCCATCCACTGTGAGCCTCAAAGGATCGATTGACCCATCGATGGACTTGTCGAGAAAGCGATCGTCCGCGACCAAGGAGGCCTCGGCGTGTCAGCCTGCTCAAGTACCTGgtgagccagagaaaccgattaCACTGAGTCAGCAGCCAGGTCCTCAGGAACAGTCCGAGTGTGTAATGGGCGGAGAGTCCTATGTGGCCGACAAG TCGCTGATGGATGCCTTGACACAACAGAAGGGCTCGACAGAATGCGTCAAAGACACTGTCGACGACGAACAAGACCCCCGCGAGCCCCTGCCGGACCGGGCCATCATCGACCGGCGGGTGTCCATGGGCGAAGTGGTACACACCATAGCGCCAGCACCATGTCCGGGCGACACCGCTTCTGGTATTAGCGACGGCGGA CTGCAGTATCACGACATCATGGCCGCCATGGACGAAGCACGTTTTGGAATTGAAAGCGGTTCCCTGGAGCCCCACGTCGATCCGCGCGAGCCGATGAGACGGCGGGCCTCTTTGGACCGATTAGTGTCTCTGGGACGGATAGTCGCTACCAAGCCAGCAACACGCTTTCCCATGCGGAGTGCTTCGGCTTCCAGCGAGTCTGAC TTGGGCCGGAAAAAGAAAGACCATCTCCTGGAGAACCGACCTGCGCCGAGGGTCATGGTGCTCACCGGTCTAATCGGCTTATTCCTGGCGCTGACGTTCCTGTCCCTGCTCATCGTGCGTCGAGTGTACTTGCCCGCGCAGTCATCTAACCGATCCGTGTGCGACACCGAGGACTGCATCGCGCATGCTAGGTCCATACTGGCCAACTTGAACGAGTCCGCTAATCCCTGCGTGGACTTCCACGCGCACGTATGCGGGGGCAGTATCGACGACGCGGGCCGCAGAGACTACGCCCACTCTGGGAGAGGCAGCCCGCTGGCACGCGCCTACAGTGAAGTAATGCACACGCTCGGCAATGCTGAG ACCTTCCGGGCAGCAAATCACAGTTCTGTCGCGGCAACCAAAGCTTTCGCTGCCGTGACCAACTGCGTGGAATCAAGCCGTCACTCAGCTGCGGACAGTTTCGCAGCGTTCATGCGTGACAGGGGCATCACTTGGCCGCTCCCTGCCTCAACATCTGGAAAGAACGCGACCGCCGCCAACGTGTTGGACATCCTCCTGGACTTGGCTGTCAATTGGAGGGTCTGCCTCTGGTTCAGCGTCGTCGCGTCCCACACAGCGACCCTCGACGGAGTTCCTGCGGTCGTCTTCGGGGAACCTGGTGACATTCCCGCACTTCGAATGGAACAGCTGGCGGTGTACGATGACGAGGTGTACGCGGACGTCGTCCGCAGCCTATCCCGGTACCTCACAGACGGCAAGGTGGCTCCGGACGACGTGGCCGTGAAAGAGTTGCGCGTAGACGACGCAGCCTTCCAGGGAGTACTACTTAGCAGAGAAGacgacaatgacgacgacgacttcgacatCGTGATACCGCTGAGTAATATCACGGAGGTCTTCGGAGACGTCCTCTCGAAGGCCGACTGGTCGGGTCTACTGAACAAGCATCTGAACAACGTCATCGGCGACGTCTCCAACTCTACAAGACTTTATATTCTGAACAAGAAGCGATTCGGTCGACTCGGTCGCTTGGTCGGGTCTCTTCCTGCTCCGAGGCTGCTGAACGTCGTTGGATGGACGTTCGCGTATGCGTATGTCTGGACCGTGAACGCCGACTTCGATAACCCGTCGTCACCGGGCACCGCAGGATGCCTCGCGGCTGATACACTGTGCTTCGTCTCGGTCCAAGAGTCGTTTGGCATCGCGCAGGCACAGCCTGTGTTTATGGATGCGTTCGACGTCACGGAGAGGCAGAAGGTGACTGCGGTGCTGAGGGAGACGTCGGCGGCACTTACGCAAGCGGTGTTGGCGTCGTCGGTGATATCGAATGCGACGAAGCTGGAAGCGGTGGAGAAGGCGGGTTCTCTCACGCGGCGCCATCAACTGTGGCCGCCCGAGCCTTACCCGCAGGGCGGCTCTGCGTTCGACACGCTTTACGTCAACTTTTCCGGCACGAAAAAGACCGTCTTCGATGGCTGGATCGAGTCCAGGAAGTCGCTGAGAGCGGCCTTACCCAGTCCTTACTACGAGAGCCTATTGACGTCTAG GTACCGCTGGCATTCGGGTAGCGCGCTGTACCTGTACGCGCTCAACGAGCTTCGGCTCAGCCTCTCTGCTCTGTTCCCGCCGACGTACGTGCGTCATGGCTCGAGTACCATGACCTTCGCGGGACTCGGGTTCAAGTTGGCCAGACAGATGGTGCGCTCCGTTGACCTGCACGGCCGGTCCTTGGACAGCGTAGGGCGCAACACGTCCTGGTGGCAGCGGCAGGACAAGCAAGGACAGTCGTCTTGCAGGTTGGTCATCTTGTCGTTCATCCGAGGCACTACTGCATGA
- the LOC119452930 gene encoding anaphase-promoting complex subunit 16-like produces the protein MATRSAGEDIRKVLFKEKSQYVIGTVASQKTSDLQSTKVGIQFEHDVEVSLSSLEKELHEQRLQKLRAISEKLKEDAWKYEPIEKLLGM, from the exons ATGGCTACACGTTCAGCTGGTGAAGACATCCGCAAGGTCTTGTTCAAAGAGAAGTCGCAGTATGTCATCGGCACTGTAG CTTCTCAGAAGACTTCTGACCTACAATCAACGAAGGTGGGCATACAGTTTGAACACGACGTCGAAGTCAGCCTGAGCTCGTTGGAGAAAG AACTGCACGAGCAAAGGCTCCAGAAGTTGCGAGCAATAAGCGAAAAGCTCAAAGAGGATGCCTGGAAGTACGAGCCGATCGAGAAACTTCTTGGCATGTAG
- the LOC119452931 gene encoding protein Njmu-R1 — protein sequence MSTTKRASSMDSTGYDSSASTQSNQSSVSALRGTFYAVYLYTNSPKTQQQQQSETETSADEASQKPPATKPPKSQTKESLSLLATDLGAVAETDLRCFLIKKVARDLQDTRGNVDSMEMTFGEKTTGTAMCFHQAFTKEASDVEKKEQQAYVLCFIAPNDGTLDLYCTDLERFGKSLLPLLTNSEIDFKSTLTNSLEEWHYICVLYTNRCVEAFSENIAVLLQAALSEAPVNVTTGNSRDKSDVEKFMEACNLHGLESQKRGQEETESGCQSPAAIEIISEDDCLIARNAEASPFCQRWAARLVKSKDDGPLVLRRIVEGFKIRTIQNLNLVKRLVKEAENDHYALFNAYQFLKKCGYWDTLLQRAINEGSVVATPEGREVVDLLQERLAANALAGSQLPVRNSA from the exons ATGTCGACTACTAAGCGCGCGTCAAGCATGGACAGCACGGGTTACGATTCGTCGGCCAGCACACAGTCAAATCAGTCATCGGTGTCGGCGCTTCGGGGTACGTTTTATGCGGTCTACCTTTACACCAACAG TCCCaaaacacagcagcagcagcagtccgaAACCGAAACTTCGGCGGATGAAGCTTCGCAAAAGCCTCCTGCGACAAAACCACCCAAGTCTCAGACAAAGGAAAG cctGTCATTGCTTGCCACTGACCTTGGTGCCGTTGCTGAGACGGATCTGCGCTGCTTCCTCATCAAGAAAGTGGCACGAGACTTACAGGACACGAGGGGCAATGTGGACTCGATGGAAATGAC CTTTGGTGAGAAGACGACTGGCACAGCAATGTGTTTCCATCAAGCTTTCACAAAGGAGGCTTCGGACGTGGAGAAAAAAGAGCAACAAGCGTACGTCCTGTGCTTTATTGCTCCCAATGATGGCACCTTGGACTT GTATTGCACGGACCTGGAACGCTTCGGAAAGTCACTACTTCCACTACTAACTAATTCG GAAATCGACTTCAAGTCGACGTTGACCAACTCGCTGGAGGAGTGGCACTACATCTGCGTCCTTTACACGAACCGCTGTGTGGAGGCCTTCTCTGAGAACATCGCAGTGCTACTGCAAGCG GCCTTGAGTGAGGCTCCAGTCAATGTCACGACGGGAAACTCTCGGGATAAAAGCGACGTCGAAAA GTTTATGGAAGCCTGCAACCTTCATGGGCTCGAAAGCCAGAAACGAGGCCAGGAGGAAACGGAAAGCGGCTGTCAGTCGCCAGCTGCCATTGAGATCATCTCTGAGGATGACTGCCTCATTGCTCGAAATGCAG AAGCCTCGCCATTCTGCCAGCGCTGGGCCGCTCGGCTGGTGAAGTCCAAGGATGACGGACCACTGGTGCTTCGCCGTATTGTAGAGGGATTTAAGATTCGT ACCATCCAGAACCTGAATCTTGTGAAGCGACTTGTAAAAGAGGCAGAAAATGACCACTACGCCCTGTTCAA TGCATACCAGTTCCTGAAGAAGTGTGGCTACTGGGACACCTTGCTTCAGCGAGCCATCAATGAAGGTTCAGTAGTGGCCACACCTGAAGGCCGAGAGGTTGTCGACCTTCTCCAGGAACGGCTAGCAGCTAATGCCCTCGCTGGAAGCCAGTTGCCAGTCAGGAATTCTGCCTGA